The stretch of DNA TGTTTCTAGCAGATTTATGTTTGTGTCCCACATATTCAAATCTGGACCTTTGAAAAATGTGAGGAGCATTGCCCCACCTATGCCCAATAATGTTCCGAATACCTTTGATTTGCCTTCGCTTGTATTCCATCCAAATCTCTCCAACCTGAAACAAGTACACCAGAAATTGACACATAGAGTATCAGTTAATGTTGTCGAACAATGACCCAAGATAATGCAAAGTGGTATCATATCTACTTTACCTCAAGAAAATGGCTGTGACAAATGTGATAGCTGGAACTAGATTTATCATGGCAGATACAAACGTTGCAGAGGTTAGGGTCAAACTTTTCAAGAATAGGTTCTGTCCAAGTGCTCCCCTGCATAAGAAATCTATAGATTCTCAGATAACAAAATTTATGAGATATATGTACTTGGAAAACATAATCAAATGATTCATGCGAGATAGGTTAATATGAAGCAAAATCTGAGTACTCGTGTGGCATACATTAATGCTAAGTGCAGTTCGTTCAAATGGTTTATTCAAAGATTGGTTGTATTGATAAGTTTCATAAGAGAGAATTTTCACCCGAATAAACCGCAAAGAAATCCATAAAAGGCTATCTTCCTCGTCaactttggcctctttttcctGTAAAATTAGAACTGTCATATCCTGTCCTTTGAAAACTTAAATTTCTTGCAgaaaaaaataccaaaactcTCTGTGGAAGCCTCAACAAAATCAAATTATAACACAGAATCCAAGTATAAGGGGGGAAAAAGGTATGCAtgtatcaatatttttttaaaaagaatagGTAAAAGAACGTGATTCACATAATCCCAGATGCGTCATTTACTTTCTCGACTACGTGCACaattaaaaatctgaaaacataaacatacaaccCAAACCTTTCAACAAAAAATGCGATGGGAGCAATGAAAACGGCGCCGAACATGAATCTGTAAGCCACGAGAATAGATAGACTCATGCCGTCGTTTGTAGCCAACTTGTATCCGATGTTTACTACAGAAAATATGATTTGCACCAGAACCATCATCAGGGTCGCCTTCATCTCATGCAAAGTATTCGAAATCCTTGTACAGAAGGCCATTTCTTCTTGCGAAATCTTTGTCTGATATCTACTCTATCAAAATGGTCGAGTAAGCACAAAATCACTGTGGGAGAAACCAGGGTTTTAAagggaaaaagaagaagaagacgaTGAAAACAAATCTGATGAGAAAAAACAGGAACGGCCTCTTCCTCTCTCCTTGCTTACTGTTCAAGAAGAAGATCAAAAGAAATGGGATATATATAGCATcaacatacatgcatacatacatacacatacatacatacatacatacatacatacatatatgtaGAAAGAGATCTAGGGACAGCATGATGTTGGTAATTAATCTCAGAACAAATCTGAAAGAGGAAAAAATATCATCGTAATttcccttttatttttttaaaaaaactggtGTTACCTGAGCTACGTTCAGTTTGAATATTTGATAAATGTCTTTCAAATTGGGACAATTAATTGCGTAGACgacatttttaatttaaaaatagtgaTGCTTTAGGTATACACATCAATTCTTACCCCGTTTCTAATATGACCAAACAGCTGCAACCATTTTATGGAAGTAATTGCATGTGTAACAAGAAAACACGTACACTTCTCACTAAGTATAAtatatatgacaaaaacttgtgtgagacggtctcatgagtcgtattttgtgagacagatatcttatttgggtcatccatgaaaaaatattactttttatgctaaaaatattactttttattgtgaatatcggtaggattgacccgtctcacagataaagattcgtgagaccgtctcacaaagagacataatctatatatattgtttttacCATACTGTTAGATTTGTAATTTCAAGTTGaacaaccaaaaataaaattcaacatttTACGGAATTCTTCCAAATCTTAATAGTCATTCACACGCATTATTTTTCGCAGGCCGTTTCATCTGAGTTTCACAAGACATAAATGATCACTTCCTTTTCTCTTTTAAGAATATCTGCTAATATAACGATACAAAggttataaaaataataatttatgcaTCATAAAATGTCAGTTTACGTTAATTTATTACATTTTATATTTTGGGAGCATAATAGATAttgtaaaaaaattgaaactaatgtttataaaattttatctttccCATCATGAGAAAGAGAAATTTTTTATCCTCGGAATATATTGAACAAACATCTCGTGATAAAATGATTGTAAATATCGATATAACGATATCTGGATATGCCTTCAACATTATCTTTTAAAAATTGCAggtatcataaaaaataaagaaCATTTCATTAATATGGTTCTTGAATCAGTACTCGATCCTACTTGATGTgataagaaatttaaaaaaaaaaccacatCCATTAAAATACCTTAAAACAATTATCAGGAACCAATTTCTTCAATAAGAAAAATCAAACCGctccaaaaatataattaaatatcaaaGAAAATGGTGAGACAACTCCGCCCAGAGGCAAAGCCAGTCTtagataatatataattttgtaaTATACGACAATTAGATTTGTGCATATCCATGAAATATTTTGTAAtatctttaaaatataattgatGATATAATAAGATTTTTAGCATATCATTACTACTCAGGATGGAAGTATAATAAAGTCAAAATCGACAATTATTTTGGTCAATCTCGAATTAAAGTGCTAACAAATATTTTTCGGAAGTTTTGTTTTGAGATTCATTGAATATTtattgtttttctatttttcagatggataataaattataaatgtcaatttcaatttttttttgtttatttggaGGTAAATATGTTTAATTTTCGAGAATATCGGAGGTAGaagattattaattttatattatcgACTCTGACATACGCGTTGCGTTTGTAACGTAacattaaatattaataaattttttcggTCTAAGTCGAATTCTTGAGTTTTCATGTATAAATATGctagttgaatttttttaaaaaaaaaaaatgatgcggttatactatatatatttgtttacagataatgtgatttttgtacatttaaaatttgaaagagaTGTTTTAGttacaaataaataataaaataagttatgatatttttatatttaatgagAAAGATTACTTTTTAAAATTGAATGGTAATTTTTGTAAAACTTAATTAGTGTCACATGGTATATTCACAACAATATGTTTCAAGGACacctttcttgtttattttcatCAGTTTCGCCGTCTTCCTTCCTTTCCCTTCGACTCTGGTTTCTTCTAGGTGGAAACAACAGAGATTTTTCAAGAATGGTACAGTACAGTTTTGATcatatttatatacatattttaCAAGATTGACATTGAATTCCCTGTTGTTGAATATCATCAGACTGATCAAATGATTTGGACCATAATCAAGAAACCTGCAGGCAGGTATTCGTTTTACTTTTCTCAATTTCAGAGGATGCAATTCATGTATATCTACTTTCTTGAAGTACTTCATGCCTTGATTCTTTAATTTGACTGATCatatattacttttttttacatatatataagtGGAATCTTGATTCTTCAATTTGACGTGCCTGTTTCGAGTTTAGTTTGTTTATTATCTTATGCATGAACATATTACATACATACTTTCTTGAAGTACTTCATGCCTCGAATTCGATTTTGCGTAAGCATCTACGCGTACTTGGGTGGGCACAGATGTTAGAGATCGAGGAGACAATAGTAGTCGTGTTAATTCAAAAAACCTATATCGATGACTATCTGTAAGCCGCCACAAGAATAGGTAGGTTGATTCGTGCCGTCATTTGTTGTCAATCTGTACCCAATATTCACAACTGCTAATGTTATTTGAACCACAATCATATGCCATTAGGGTTGGCTTTATGATCcatcgcatgcatgcaaattaagTATACAGAACGCCATTTCTTCTCCTCGAGAACCAATGCAACAAGAGAGTGACAGGCCTCTTAATTCCTTTTCTGCTTTCTTGTGCTAGATGATAAACTATATATTTCCTATTCTAAATTATTACGAGGATTGAGAATGGCTTTTCCAATCAAAGATTTCAAATTGTTTGGCTGGAGGAAGGGAATTCTATTGTTGATTATAATTATTTTCAGTAAGAATATCGGGTACAAATTGACTGCAAATAATAGTTTGTATTTATCTGTTCTTGTTGTTAGATAAAATTATTGATTCAAATTTGACTGAGAGTGTTACAGTCTAGCTAAGACTCGTGCTATATATCACGAATGCAGAAAGATCAAGGCAGGCGATTCGAGATAGTCGTCTCATGTTTGCCATCATTGAGTGACAATAGTCGTCTCATGTTTGCCATCATTGAGTGACAATAGTCGTGGTAGCGAtggtggtgggaaggagtcacAGATGTTAGAGAGGAGAAGTGTGGAGGGAAAGAATTAAGCTCATGCTAATTCAAAACCTTTTTGAATGTAATGACTTTGAGAATTTATGCATGAGATATATCACAACAACGTTTTTCAAATTTAGAAGATGAAGTTGGAAATTAGCATGAAATCCCTTCTCTCTTCACTCTCTTCTCTCGATGCCTGTGACTTGGTTCCATTGCCATCCTGCTTCGGCTACGGTCTTCAATGGTGGTGAAGGTGACACGTCTTTCTCTTTTTACTTGCTTGATTTTTGAATATGTTcatttattatagatttttACCGAGCATCGACCGTcgcacaagagacctactttaTATATATTAGAATTGTCTCCCCaaacaaaaaatcaaatattaatgGATGATCAAACCAAAAACACGTGGAACCATAATAGAACTATAAATTAGATTTATCTTGTGTTTGGATTTGAAATCTATAGATTAAACACGAATTTAGATCTTAAGGTTATGTATATGGTATACGTGGGTAAATTAAATTTAACACGTTTTTGTATCATTTATTTAAGCGTTTCATAATTCGACTCAGTTTAGTTACCCTTTTGGAAGCCATAAACTTTTATCGTCAGCAAAAGGTGGGGGGGCTTCGGGCCTATTCTCCAGAGGATTGCGATTCACCATTTTCCACTTCCAATTTTCCATGTAGGAATCATGCACAAGCAACCGATTGAGGTATaagaaagatattttttttttctaaactaATTTGACACACTTGTTGATTTCTTGAATTTTGCTTTTCGTTGGGCCTGGAAGCATGATTTGTTGGAATTTGCTTGTTGTTATTCTCTAGATATGGTCTTGCGACGATTCTCGATCTGGGCATTCGAAATTTTGTTTGAAACTTTGCGGGTTTTGTGGTTTGTCCATTGATTCATTGATCTGATTGAATCGGGTTGCTTGCATTATTAGATGTTATAATCTtggttttgaaaaaaaaaatgtcttGGATTGagcttaataattttttaaacaaaaaaataaggATTTTGGACTTTGTTTATTGTTATGATTGAATCAAATAGATTGTTCTTTTAAAGGTTATGTTTTTGGTGGTGAAATATGTCTTAGATTGGTTTATATAATTCCTTTTATTTTCTTGTGCTCAATTTCTGTAGATGTTCTCAATTTAAAAATCTATGGTATTTTGATGACATGATTCTGGTATAGTCCGATAGACGCGAGCGGTGTCGATCTTACATCTAAAATGTAAGTCTAGTCTGAAAAAGTTTCCCCTGGAGTTGATTCCTTCCTCCGCCTCTTAAAGTATGATTTGTTTGATATCTTCGGAACTTGAGAAAAAATGCTATGCCGTCTTGTTGATTCTAATGGATGaaatataagtatatataattTGGCTTCGGGAAGAACGATGAGATAATAAGTTGGAATACAACAGAGTTTGATATTGGAATTTTACAGAGCAATCACAATGCAACATTTAATTATTCTTAAGAGCACGTGCTGCTACTGATTTTTCTTTGGGTTTTAGCTGATAAAATGATCTCGTGGCTTGTTTCCTGCAGGTGTCTTTGGCCTTATTTTAGTTTGAAGAATGCCTTCTTCAAACAACCATGGCTCCCCTATGCCTTTTGCCTCATTTCGTCGTCCAATTTTGACTATTGGAAGTTATCCGGTTCAGTCAGAAATGAACCGTGATTCAAGTACTCAAAATCTTGATACATTTCAAAGGAAAGTTTTTACCTGTTTTCACGACATTTCAGTGGTGGATGCTACTGAACTTCTTTCCATTTCATGGATATGCAAGCTTTTAGATGCCTTTTCTAGCTGCCTTGATCGTTTTCAAGCCATATTGACGAACGATAGAGGGCATCTCTTAAAGCCACCAGCAGATAGGATTGCTACTGAATTCTTTGACAGAGCTGTCAAAGCACTCGATATTTTCAATGCAACTCGTGATGGTATCGAGAGGATTCGAATATGGCAGAAACATTTGGAGATCGTTTTATGTGCCTTGGATACTCGACAGAGGATTCTGGGTGAAGCCCAGTTTCGTCGAGCAAGAAAAGCCTTGATGGATTTGGCACTCGTGATGATAGATGAAAAGGATACAGGTTCTATGTTTTCTGACCGGAACCAATCTTTTGGACGTAAGGGAAAGGATAGTCATCATCACCGCTCGTCGGGGCACTCACGGTCGCTATCTTGGAGCGTACCTCATAATTGGTCAGCCTCAAAACAACTCCAGTTAATTGCAAATAATTTAATCCCTCCTCGTGGAAACGAAATAGAAGCAACAGATGGTCTGGCTACACTTTTCTTTACGATGAGTTTTATTCTCATGTTCGTCCTATGGGTCCTTGTCATGGAAATACCTTGTCAAGACCGGGGCGTGCAGATTCATTTCATCAATCCCTCGTAATTTTCCATGGAGCACACCATTTTTCTTGCTTCATAGTCGAATTATGGATGAATCAAAGAAAAGGGATCGTTGTAACTCAAATGGTTTACTGAAGGAAATACATCAAATCGAAAAGAACGTGCATCAGATCACAACCTTGGTGGATTCTGCTCAGTTCCCTTTATCAGCGGAAGTGAAAGAAGAAGTGAGGGCGAACGTGTACGAATTATCATTAGTATGCGAAGCTTGTAAGAATGGATTGGATCCGTTTCAACGCCAGCTGAGGGACGTTTTTCGAAAGATTATGAACTGTCACACAGAAGGTCTCGAGGCCTTGGGCAAAGCTACCGAGCCTTAAAACATGTCAACTGATTATGCAGAGAAGAGTCGGATGATGGAGCTGGTGGTTTCTTTCTCTACTGTACcttgaaaaaatatattgtatcatcgtttttgttttgttttttatttatttattattaaaataattttattttatattgttgCGTATGTTGATATTCTCATAAAACTACTAaagaattcttttttttttttaatcattttgcAAATATGGATATGaggaaattaattaattattatacagataaaaatataaaaattaatcatgcaCATATTAATCTTCGAAATATATTTGTATTTCAAGTAATACAAGGTATTTATTATTCtctaaatataataataataataataataataataataaataatatgtgtgtatatatatggaGGTGTATTCCTCGTTTACCCTATGGCTTTGTTCATAAACCTCGAAACCAAAGACCCAAATTTTCGATTTTGGGACACTTCAGCCGGGCGCCCTCTTTCAACCCTAGTTAGTGATTCTGGTCGCCAATCGAGATATACTCGCAATCCAGCTACATCGATTTTTTGTCGGATACACTTCTTTTTTAAACCTTGAAATCTTCCCAGCCTGCACAAGGGGATGGAATGCACGAGAGTTTAATTGTTTTTCTTGCTACTTGTATCAACGATCCTCATTATGATTGATAAGAATGTTATTTTTGGCTGAAATGGATTTCAGTAACGCTTAACCTTGTACGATTAATTTAGTCTTTGCATTTCATCCACACAAAATGAAAATGGAATGAAGAAGAGAGCCGTGGATCCTTTGCTGCTTGTATCAACAATCCCTGCattgaatgataataatgcaatTTTTGGCTCAGAGGGTTTTCATTCCCAAGGTTTTATCCATAGTTCTGTTCCACGGTCAATCCTCAATAGAGCCATCCTATGCCGCGGCATCCACTCTCTGGTTTACTAAAGTTGTATGCACTATTTTGGTTAACCactctcagtccctttctgttTTTGACTCTGATTATTTTCGCAAAAATTTGAATCCGTTCTTAGCTTTTGGCGTGATTCATCATTTAAGCTATAGATTGAAAGACCCAGAATGGGCATTTAGATTTTTTCAGTATTTGAGGATTAATCTAAATATCATTCATTGGGAATCCACTTTTTATTTGCTTTTGAATTCACTTTGTCACATGGGTCTTCATTATTCTGCTAAATTAGTGTATGAGCACATGAAAACTGATGGATTTTTTCCCCAAAACTCAACTTTGGATTTTCTCGTTTCGTCCTTTGTGAATGCTGGGAAATTTAAGATCGCAGAAGAAATTTTGATCGCAAAAGCTGAATTTTGTAGTGAGAAAGGGGAAATAGTTAGCTCCTTTGTACATAACAATTTCTTGAGCTTGTTAGTAGGTAGAGATCGTTTAGACGAGGCAGTTAGTTTCTTCAAAGGTCATATATTGAGATTACGGAGCTTTTGCCCTGACACTTGTAGTTTTAACATAGTAATGCGAGGATTATGCCAAGTTGGGAAAGTCGAGAAggcttttgaattttttaattcCATGGAAAGTTTTGGTTGTCTCCCGGATCTTATCACTTATAATACCCTAATTAATGGGTTGTGTAGAGTTGGTAATGTGGGCAGAGCTCAGTTGCTACTGAGAGAAGTTGAGTTACATTGTGAGTTTTCACCGGACGTTGTGACTTACACATCAGTTATATCTGGCTATTGCAAAGCAGGTAGGATGGAGAAAGCTGCTACTCTTTTTGATGAGATGATTCAACGTG from Primulina tabacum isolate GXHZ01 chromosome 3, ASM2559414v2, whole genome shotgun sequence encodes:
- the LOC142539942 gene encoding uncharacterized protein LOC142539942, producing MIIMQFLAQRVFIPKVLSIVLFHGQSSIEPSYAAASTLWFTKVVCTILVNHSQSLSVFDSDYFRKNLNPFLAFGVIHHLSYRLKDPEWAFRFFQYLRINLNIIHWESTFYLLLNSLCHMGLHYSAKLVYEHMKTDGFFPQNSTLDFLVSSFVNAGKFKIAEEILIAKAEFCSEKGEIVSSFVHNNFLSLLVGRDRLDEAVSFFKGHILRLRSFCPDTCSFNIVMRGLCQVGKVEKAFEFFNSMESFGCLPDLITYNTLINGLCRVGNVGRAQLLLREVELHCEFSPDVVTYTSVISGYCKAGRMEKAATLFDEMIQRGTRPNLFTFNIVIDGFSKKGDSDSALMMYERVLNGGLKPDVVTFTSIIDSHCRTGDVDKSMKLWDEMNKRQVSPNAFTFSILINALCKANRLNESRDLLRQLNLREDVIPSPFIYNPVIDGFCKAGNVDEANAIVAEMEAKGCVHDKMTFTILILGHCMKGRTFEAINIYKKMLSVGCAPDNITMSSLTSCLRKAGMASEANEIELSASNSTKSGLSSLDKTKHLMSNMNIPVAV